The following proteins are encoded in a genomic region of Dyadobacter sp. UC 10:
- a CDS encoding SusC/RagA family TonB-linked outer membrane protein has protein sequence MSMKILFSMVCCWLIIRQAQAQTTVTGHVTDNVTSEPLIGATVMEVGSTNGTVTDANGKYDLTVNSENASIQVSFIGYQPQTAVAGKSSVVDFRMIPDNWALDEVVVTGYGTQRKVDLTGAVSIVNTKMLKNSPNPNPIKALQGQVPGVSIQTDGNPAGGATVRIRGVSTLNNNDPLYIIDGVPTKSSAFNILNSNDIESIQVLKDGASAAIYGSRASNGVIIVTTKQAKTEGFQVNYSSAFTHSKYFSMPKMLNTMERARVHWQATINDNGNPDNIPFIKYDWARDANGKAVLNNIEIPEYLIPGVKSANTNWFEAISRTGFIQEHNLSLTAGSKNTGSVISFRYYQDKYVLHAKDNKRFSARVNTRQDFFEKKIRIGQNLSVSNVLDNGFSGLLPLERALSVRPILPVKDDAGNYSGPITGAFTDDENPYMVLDINKWDQRNNLNVFGNVYADVVLAKNLNFKTNFGIDWQKGLDRNIERIYDTGIKKRLVNSVQNLDSDNFNWVLNATVDYNLQKGKHNATVLLGTEAIRNQYRQNSSFRENFALETFDYFMEDAGSGRHIVGGSGSGYSLLSYFGKINYAFADKYLLSATGRYDGSSRFGENYRFGFFPSLSAGWRIDQEDFMKNAATPVSELKLRGSWGITGNQEISNTARFTTYITHYGESAIAFNSDNGTAYDIYGADSGSLLSGFRKSQTGNNNLKWEQSGQMNAGLDLGLFSNKLTGSLDFFIKNTKDILISPVYLAAIGEGGNRWVNGASMQTKGFELLLGYQDVISKVNYSISGNIGHYRDKIKHLPAVVVSSYPGNVEQNILGRSMNSIFGYVADGIFKTKEEVDQHAVQPGKGIGRLKYKDLNGDGTINTLDQKYLGISTPRYEYGVNLNLSYKNFDFTAFFQGVFGREVNNVFKRRTDFSSLWAGINYGKRTLDAWSVDNPDSTIPAVTLVDNNNEGRLSSYFIENGSYLKLRQVSLGYNLPAIKFVKNSRVYLTADNLLTFKHSSFTSEDPENPGNGFPRPRNITLGLSINL, from the coding sequence ATGAGCATGAAAATTCTATTTTCAATGGTATGTTGTTGGCTGATCATCCGGCAGGCACAAGCCCAGACGACCGTAACAGGGCACGTTACGGACAATGTAACCAGCGAGCCTCTGATAGGCGCGACTGTGATGGAAGTGGGCAGTACCAATGGTACCGTAACCGATGCGAACGGAAAGTATGATTTGACGGTCAATTCCGAAAATGCCAGCATTCAGGTTTCTTTTATCGGATATCAGCCTCAGACGGCCGTAGCCGGGAAATCGTCGGTTGTCGATTTCAGGATGATACCCGACAACTGGGCGCTGGATGAGGTGGTGGTGACCGGCTACGGCACGCAGCGAAAGGTGGACCTTACGGGTGCGGTATCCATTGTCAATACCAAAATGCTGAAAAACAGTCCGAACCCCAACCCGATAAAAGCTTTGCAGGGGCAGGTACCGGGGGTATCCATTCAAACGGACGGCAACCCGGCGGGCGGGGCCACCGTGCGGATCAGGGGCGTGAGTACATTGAACAACAACGATCCGCTGTACATCATCGACGGTGTGCCGACCAAATCGAGCGCATTTAATATCCTCAACTCTAACGATATAGAATCCATTCAGGTGCTGAAAGACGGGGCGTCTGCGGCCATTTACGGTTCGCGGGCTTCGAACGGGGTGATTATTGTCACTACGAAGCAGGCTAAAACGGAAGGGTTCCAGGTGAATTATTCCTCGGCTTTTACGCATTCCAAATATTTCAGCATGCCCAAAATGCTCAATACCATGGAGCGGGCGCGGGTGCATTGGCAGGCGACGATCAACGACAATGGCAATCCCGATAACATCCCGTTCATTAAATACGATTGGGCGCGCGACGCAAATGGAAAGGCTGTTTTGAATAACATTGAAATCCCGGAGTACCTGATACCGGGCGTGAAATCAGCCAATACCAACTGGTTTGAGGCCATCAGCCGGACCGGATTTATCCAGGAACATAATCTGTCGCTGACCGCAGGCAGTAAAAACACCGGCTCTGTGATCTCATTCCGGTACTATCAGGATAAGTACGTGTTACACGCGAAGGACAACAAACGGTTCAGTGCCAGAGTAAATACCCGGCAGGATTTCTTCGAGAAGAAAATAAGAATCGGGCAGAACCTGTCTGTCTCTAATGTGCTGGATAACGGGTTCAGCGGCTTGCTGCCGCTCGAAAGGGCATTAAGCGTGAGACCGATCCTTCCGGTGAAGGACGACGCAGGAAATTATTCGGGCCCGATTACCGGCGCATTTACCGATGATGAAAACCCGTATATGGTTCTCGATATCAATAAATGGGACCAGCGCAATAACCTCAATGTTTTTGGAAATGTGTATGCCGATGTAGTCCTGGCGAAAAATCTGAACTTCAAAACCAACTTTGGTATTGACTGGCAGAAAGGTCTCGACCGGAACATCGAGCGGATTTATGACACCGGGATCAAGAAACGTTTAGTGAACTCCGTTCAGAACCTGGACTCCGACAATTTCAACTGGGTGCTGAATGCAACGGTGGATTATAACCTTCAAAAAGGCAAGCATAATGCGACCGTTTTGCTGGGAACCGAGGCGATCCGGAACCAGTACCGTCAGAATTCGAGTTTCCGTGAAAACTTTGCCCTCGAAACATTTGACTACTTCATGGAAGATGCCGGAAGCGGGCGGCATATTGTTGGCGGGTCTGGTTCGGGGTATAGCTTGCTTTCGTATTTCGGTAAAATCAATTATGCATTTGCTGATAAATACCTGTTGTCGGCTACCGGGCGCTACGATGGTTCTTCGCGTTTCGGAGAAAATTACAGATTCGGTTTCTTTCCGTCACTTTCGGCGGGATGGCGCATTGATCAGGAAGATTTTATGAAGAATGCGGCAACACCGGTTTCTGAATTGAAACTGCGCGGGTCATGGGGGATCACCGGTAACCAGGAAATCTCCAATACTGCCCGGTTCACGACTTATATCACGCATTATGGAGAATCAGCGATCGCATTCAATTCGGATAATGGTACTGCCTATGACATCTACGGGGCAGATTCGGGTTCGCTGCTATCAGGATTCAGGAAGTCTCAGACGGGTAACAATAACCTGAAATGGGAGCAGAGCGGACAGATGAATGCGGGGCTTGACCTGGGTCTTTTCTCCAATAAACTCACCGGTTCGCTCGACTTTTTTATTAAAAACACCAAAGACATTCTGATCTCCCCGGTATATCTTGCCGCAATCGGTGAAGGGGGCAACAGGTGGGTAAATGGCGCGTCCATGCAAACAAAAGGATTTGAGTTGTTGCTTGGTTACCAGGATGTTATATCGAAAGTAAACTACTCTATCTCGGGAAATATCGGGCATTACCGGGACAAGATCAAACACCTGCCGGCAGTTGTAGTGAGTTCGTATCCTGGTAATGTGGAGCAGAATATTCTCGGCAGATCCATGAATTCCATTTTCGGCTATGTTGCCGACGGGATATTTAAAACCAAGGAGGAGGTAGATCAGCATGCTGTTCAGCCTGGAAAAGGGATAGGAAGATTAAAGTATAAGGATTTGAATGGCGACGGTACCATCAACACGCTGGACCAGAAGTATCTTGGGATTTCAACACCGAGGTATGAGTATGGTGTGAACCTGAATTTAAGCTACAAAAACTTCGATTTTACAGCTTTTTTCCAGGGTGTATTTGGCCGCGAAGTGAATAATGTATTTAAAAGACGTACCGATTTCTCGTCGCTTTGGGCCGGTATCAATTACGGAAAAAGGACGCTGGATGCATGGTCGGTCGATAATCCCGATTCGACAATCCCGGCTGTGACGCTGGTTGATAATAATAATGAAGGTCGTTTGTCGTCGTACTTTATTGAAAACGGTTCGTACCTGAAATTGCGGCAGGTGAGTTTGGGCTATAACTTGCCGGCGATCAAATTTGTGAAAAACAGCCGGGTTTACCTGACGGCGGACAACCTGCTTACTTTCAAGCATTCTTCATTCACTTCGGAAGATCCCGAAAATCCGGGAAATGGTTTTCCCCGGCCCAGAAACATCACTTTGGGATTGAGTATCAATTTGTAG
- the rbsK gene encoding ribokinase, producing MIYVVGSSNTDMVVKSDKLPMPGETVMGGNFLMNPGGKGANQALSASRLGGKVSFICKVGNDLFGKQALQQFKRENIRTDFIVTDPHLPSGVALINVDTDGENCISVAPGANSSLRPSEVILAFDDLTPADILLIQLEIPLDTVVFTIQAAFEKNVKVILNPAPAQDLSDDVLKCLYLITPNETEAELLTGIRVVNDATAEQAAAILVGRGCQNVIITLGSKGAFLFTENKGKVIPAPAVTAVDTTAAGDCFNGALAVAISEGTPLDEAVSFACKVAAISVTRMGAQSSIPLRKEVDQLPLLNQIHPLSNL from the coding sequence ATGATTTATGTTGTAGGAAGTTCCAATACAGATATGGTGGTAAAGTCAGACAAGCTGCCAATGCCCGGCGAAACCGTGATGGGTGGAAATTTTCTGATGAATCCGGGCGGTAAAGGAGCGAATCAGGCTTTAAGTGCGTCGAGACTCGGGGGTAAGGTCAGTTTTATTTGCAAAGTCGGAAATGATCTTTTCGGCAAACAGGCTTTGCAGCAGTTTAAAAGGGAGAATATACGGACTGATTTCATTGTGACCGATCCGCATCTGCCTTCCGGCGTCGCGCTGATCAATGTGGATACGGATGGTGAAAACTGCATTTCCGTAGCTCCCGGCGCAAACAGCTCGCTGCGGCCCAGTGAAGTCATTCTCGCTTTCGACGACCTGACACCTGCGGATATCCTGCTGATTCAACTGGAAATTCCATTGGATACGGTCGTTTTCACGATACAGGCTGCATTTGAAAAGAATGTGAAAGTGATCCTGAACCCGGCACCTGCGCAGGACCTTTCCGACGACGTTCTGAAATGCCTTTATTTGATTACCCCGAATGAAACGGAGGCCGAGTTGCTGACCGGGATCCGGGTTGTGAACGATGCTACCGCCGAACAGGCTGCGGCAATTCTGGTCGGCAGGGGCTGCCAGAACGTGATCATTACTTTGGGCAGCAAAGGCGCATTTTTATTTACCGAAAACAAAGGAAAAGTCATCCCGGCGCCAGCCGTGACTGCGGTGGATACCACGGCCGCGGGCGATTGCTTCAACGGCGCATTGGCGGTGGCGATATCGGAAGGTACCCCGCTGGACGAGGCGGTATCCTTTGCCTGTAAAGTCGCGGCGATCAGTGTGACACGGATGGGCGCGCAAAGTTCGATCCCGCTGAGAAAGGAAGTTGACCAGCTGCCACTACTGAATCAGATTCACCCGCTTTCAAATCTATAA
- a CDS encoding helix-turn-helix transcriptional regulator produces MKNTIKVERAKKNWTQAELATRIGISRQGLNSIETGKFVPSTLLALRMAKAFDTTVEILFQLDDHDE; encoded by the coding sequence ATGAAAAACACAATTAAGGTGGAACGGGCCAAAAAAAACTGGACTCAGGCCGAGCTGGCAACACGAATAGGAATTTCACGACAAGGTTTGAATTCCATCGAAACCGGGAAATTTGTACCATCTACTCTGCTTGCACTACGAATGGCGAAAGCTTTTGATACGACTGTAGAAATTCTTTTCCAATTGGATGATCATGATGAATGA
- a CDS encoding GRP family sugar transporter produces MFIVESYPMAVIFCVVTMICWGSWANTQKIVQDRWRFELFYWDYAVGIFLLALVGALTMGSTGTSGRGFIDDIQQADSGNIINALIGGVVFNLANILLTAAIANAGMAVAFPIGIGIALIIGVLINYLMHSKGDPYLLFTGVLLVTVAIVLNATAYKRYAGNVEKKNVTKWVIVSVVAGVLMSTFYSFVASGMDLDNFVSPATGKMTPYTAFVIFASGILISNVPFITYLMHKPLEGEPTSYGAYFKGNFGTHIIGIIGGSIWGLGNLFNLIAAGKAGPAISYGLGQGATMVAALWGVIIWKEFKGGDKTISLLIKLMMVLFVTGLGLIIASGN; encoded by the coding sequence ATGTTTATTGTCGAAAGTTACCCGATGGCCGTGATCTTCTGCGTTGTCACCATGATATGCTGGGGATCGTGGGCCAATACCCAGAAAATAGTCCAGGACCGATGGCGATTCGAGCTTTTTTACTGGGATTATGCAGTGGGGATATTCCTGCTGGCACTGGTGGGCGCGCTCACAATGGGCAGTACCGGCACATCGGGGAGGGGATTCATCGACGACATTCAGCAGGCGGATTCTGGCAATATTATCAATGCATTGATCGGTGGCGTGGTTTTTAACCTGGCCAATATTCTGCTTACAGCAGCGATCGCCAATGCAGGTATGGCCGTCGCATTTCCGATCGGTATCGGCATTGCGCTGATTATCGGTGTGCTGATCAATTACCTCATGCACAGCAAAGGTGACCCGTATTTACTTTTTACCGGTGTGCTCCTTGTCACGGTCGCCATTGTTCTGAATGCTACGGCATACAAACGTTACGCAGGAAATGTCGAAAAGAAGAATGTAACCAAATGGGTGATCGTATCGGTAGTGGCCGGGGTGTTGATGTCGACGTTTTATTCCTTCGTCGCGTCAGGAATGGATCTGGACAATTTTGTTTCGCCAGCGACCGGCAAAATGACACCTTACACGGCATTTGTGATTTTTGCTTCCGGCATTCTTATTAGCAATGTGCCATTTATTACCTACCTCATGCACAAGCCGCTGGAAGGTGAGCCTACCAGCTACGGGGCTTATTTCAAAGGAAATTTTGGTACACATATCATCGGGATAATCGGCGGCAGTATCTGGGGTTTGGGGAATCTGTTCAATCTCATTGCGGCGGGAAAGGCCGGGCCGGCCATTTCCTACGGTTTGGGCCAGGGCGCAACCATGGTGGCTGCATTATGGGGCGTGATCATCTGGAAAGAATTCAAAGGGGGCGATAAAACGATTTCATTGCTGATCAAACTGATGATGGTACTGTTCGTGACCGGCCTCGGGCTTATCATTGCTTCAGGGAACTGA
- a CDS encoding serine hydrolase domain-containing protein, which translates to MKTHFVRTTAYCFVLLSGILSAGCREDAFLSEQITTEKIADSTRSAKFGIPTKFEQVEMARKIEAYMEPLVAGFGYTIYNDGVEYYGTNGGDGWARKKVDSPFQFHGAIIKQEISKVTQYVTAVAVIRALEKHGLSLGSAVWPYLPKSWNPSTKFKTLTFERLLAHRTGLINYNDLQKLSLTVSGNVNEGIYTSKDFQNNDVNYLLLGIILPYLEAKKLAQQGNSSKLNKLDQINNNFIEYGEQFRAFVRTNVFQPAGLSNSSVIDWRAWDQNGTILSSLSNKGYPTKNGDEPGTNKEVHLSDCGVSGLYMSADQFAKLQSAVAQFKVISFDNLKLMKSKLLGFDGSISGNKGIYHWKKGEENNCEAMIVDFGKVQVAVFATSTHSQITNPAVIAQMYEASFVSL; encoded by the coding sequence ATGAAAACTCATTTTGTTAGAACAACCGCATACTGTTTTGTTTTACTGTCTGGCATATTGTCGGCAGGCTGCCGGGAGGACGCGTTTTTATCGGAACAGATCACCACTGAAAAAATCGCAGATTCCACACGGTCGGCGAAGTTTGGAATACCTACCAAGTTTGAGCAGGTAGAAATGGCCAGAAAAATAGAAGCTTATATGGAGCCGCTTGTGGCGGGTTTTGGTTACACGATCTATAACGATGGCGTAGAATATTACGGAACGAATGGCGGCGACGGCTGGGCGCGTAAAAAAGTCGATTCGCCATTTCAGTTTCATGGTGCGATCATCAAACAGGAGATTTCGAAGGTTACGCAGTATGTGACGGCAGTGGCGGTTATTCGGGCACTTGAAAAACACGGTCTGTCACTCGGCTCGGCAGTCTGGCCTTATCTTCCCAAATCCTGGAACCCCAGCACGAAATTTAAGACACTTACTTTTGAACGTCTTCTCGCACACCGCACCGGGCTTATCAACTATAATGATCTCCAGAAACTTTCGCTGACCGTATCGGGAAATGTGAACGAAGGGATTTATACGTCGAAAGACTTTCAGAATAACGACGTGAATTACCTGCTGCTGGGCATTATCCTGCCTTATCTTGAAGCTAAAAAACTGGCTCAGCAAGGAAATAGCAGCAAATTGAATAAACTGGACCAGATCAATAACAATTTCATCGAGTATGGAGAGCAGTTCCGTGCATTTGTGAGGACCAATGTATTTCAGCCGGCCGGGTTATCCAATTCAAGCGTAATCGACTGGCGGGCGTGGGATCAGAATGGCACGATCCTGTCGTCACTCAGCAACAAAGGTTACCCTACTAAAAACGGTGACGAGCCAGGTACGAACAAAGAAGTTCACTTGTCGGATTGTGGCGTTTCAGGATTGTATATGAGCGCAGACCAGTTTGCCAAATTGCAGTCGGCGGTTGCCCAGTTCAAGGTCATCAGCTTCGATAACCTGAAACTGATGAAATCGAAATTGCTTGGTTTTGATGGCAGCATTAGCGGTAATAAGGGTATATACCATTGGAAAAAAGGCGAAGAAAACAACTGTGAAGCGATGATCGTGGATTTTGGCAAAGTACAGGTCGCCGTTTTTGCCACTTCCACACACAGCCAGATTACAAATCCTGCGGTGATTGCGCAGATGTATGAAGCTTCTTTTGTGAGTCTTTAA
- a CDS encoding styrene monooxygenase/indole monooxygenase family protein: protein MRKIAIMGAGQSGLHLAIRLVKSGYDVTIISERSAEEIFNGTPTGATYLFHDTLQLERELGLDLWSDTACHSTGFNINFGTPAGDFAFGIKSRTSKPGASIDQRLKFYQWIKLFEKLGGKFIVSDTTPSDLLACTAEFDLVVVSSGKGPLARLFTKDEQRSTHDKPARKLVQLHINDFEHPEKTRFTSITLDALMGGGEIITAPFYQKDDIQCAFMLVESIPGGPMDVFDDATTASELLEKAKEMIRTLMPWRYPAFANAEVIADNAFLKGSFTPVVRKPVVQLNSTAAVLGVGDTVILNDPIVGQGGNNASKMANAYAKAIIARGDKPFDVQWMNETFEGFWEYSKYVNRFSDIFLKPAQPHVVDILGAATQNPEIASDFVNGFNHPPALFPWLDDAEEAKKYLAGKVRNAEPVI from the coding sequence ATGAGAAAGATAGCAATCATGGGCGCAGGACAGTCGGGGTTACACCTGGCGATCAGGCTGGTAAAAAGCGGGTACGACGTGACGATCATTTCGGAACGTTCTGCCGAGGAGATATTCAACGGTACGCCCACCGGCGCGACTTATCTCTTTCACGATACATTACAGCTGGAACGGGAACTCGGGCTGGATTTGTGGAGTGATACTGCCTGCCATTCTACCGGCTTCAATATCAACTTCGGCACACCCGCCGGTGACTTTGCATTCGGCATTAAATCCCGCACCAGCAAGCCGGGAGCGTCCATTGATCAGCGTCTGAAATTCTACCAATGGATCAAGCTCTTTGAAAAACTGGGTGGAAAGTTCATCGTGAGCGACACCACGCCTTCGGATTTACTGGCCTGCACCGCGGAGTTTGACCTGGTGGTGGTATCATCCGGCAAAGGTCCGCTCGCCAGGTTGTTTACCAAAGACGAGCAACGCTCCACACACGATAAGCCGGCGAGGAAACTTGTGCAGCTGCATATCAATGATTTCGAACATCCTGAAAAAACCAGATTCACGTCCATTACCCTGGATGCGTTAATGGGTGGGGGAGAAATAATCACCGCGCCTTTTTACCAAAAAGATGATATCCAATGCGCATTCATGCTCGTGGAAAGTATTCCCGGCGGGCCGATGGACGTTTTTGATGACGCAACCACCGCTTCCGAGCTTTTGGAAAAAGCAAAGGAAATGATCCGTACATTGATGCCGTGGCGTTACCCGGCTTTTGCAAATGCCGAGGTGATCGCCGATAATGCATTTCTGAAAGGGTCCTTCACGCCGGTTGTCCGCAAACCAGTAGTTCAACTTAACTCGACTGCGGCAGTTCTGGGCGTAGGAGATACCGTTATCCTGAACGATCCGATCGTGGGTCAGGGAGGAAACAATGCTTCCAAAATGGCCAATGCATACGCCAAAGCCATTATTGCCCGGGGCGACAAACCTTTTGATGTACAATGGATGAACGAGACATTTGAAGGTTTTTGGGAGTATTCGAAATACGTGAACCGGTTCTCGGATATCTTCCTCAAACCCGCGCAGCCGCATGTAGTCGACATCCTGGGCGCAGCCACGCAGAACCCGGAAATTGCTTCCGATTTTGTCAACGGATTTAACCACCCGCCTGCATTATTCCCCTGGCTGGACGATGCCGAAGAGGCAAAAAAATACCTCGCCGGCAAAGTCCGGAATGCAGAGCCTGTGATTTAA
- a CDS encoding tetratricopeptide repeat protein yields the protein MLSISELFSLTKSLTKSEKRYFRMCQNFQEGDKGYMKMYDLLESADIYGADLLKTIQTALGTATVEPARKHLAKVLTRSLSEFDGDKAVEAQLWNLYQNSNTLYKKGLYAAAMRFLNKGEKLAVEHERHLFLHMLNKKKIEYMMHQQFIDWNESELVLAQEKSRDAIATEHAIQQHASLYEILLCRYWKNGTIRSTREQTLLNDLILEEHLTITNNKHTSFESDLTHLHFQSVFFLVTGDVEGSLQIFYELDNLYQAEPKSWINSPHYYIQFLNGILQTLRRVEKFDKMAFFLDRLRSLNNISEYQNLRIRYQVFEHELHILIAKQQTSDIPPFLGSLPPENEKQFLLTPYQDKAQWWFTLARAYFETGNYDRALHYINRTLHNNNETINNLQYVTYRILKLMVHFHLGDHDYLNYEMRSIERKLKKANQFYRTEKCVIALLRKEINFKSVSVVKEELINLKSDPYEQHIITELALIPWFNKWFSKLA from the coding sequence ATGCTGTCTATTTCTGAATTATTTTCTCTGACTAAATCTCTTACCAAATCTGAAAAACGGTATTTCAGAATGTGCCAGAATTTCCAGGAAGGCGATAAGGGATATATGAAAATGTATGATCTTCTGGAATCTGCGGACATTTACGGCGCCGATCTGCTGAAAACCATTCAGACCGCGCTGGGCACAGCAACCGTTGAACCCGCCAGAAAACACCTGGCCAAAGTACTCACCCGCTCCCTGAGCGAATTCGACGGGGATAAAGCGGTGGAAGCTCAGTTGTGGAACCTGTATCAGAACAGTAATACGTTATATAAAAAGGGGTTGTACGCAGCGGCAATGCGATTTCTTAACAAGGGTGAAAAGCTCGCGGTTGAACATGAGAGGCATTTATTTCTTCACATGCTCAACAAAAAGAAGATCGAATATATGATGCATCAGCAGTTTATAGACTGGAACGAATCCGAGCTGGTTTTGGCCCAGGAAAAATCGAGGGATGCAATTGCTACTGAACATGCGATCCAGCAACATGCTTCACTTTACGAAATCCTGCTCTGCAGATACTGGAAAAACGGAACAATACGCAGCACACGTGAACAAACGCTCCTCAATGACCTGATCCTGGAAGAACATCTGACGATCACCAACAACAAGCACACTTCGTTTGAATCCGACCTTACACATCTTCATTTCCAGTCGGTTTTCTTTCTTGTAACCGGCGACGTGGAGGGAAGTCTGCAGATATTTTATGAGCTGGATAACCTATATCAGGCCGAGCCCAAATCATGGATCAATTCACCGCACTATTATATACAGTTTCTGAACGGGATCCTTCAGACCCTGAGACGGGTGGAGAAGTTTGACAAAATGGCCTTTTTCCTGGACAGGCTGAGGTCTTTGAACAATATTTCCGAATACCAGAATTTGCGGATACGTTACCAGGTTTTTGAACACGAGCTCCATATTCTGATCGCCAAGCAGCAGACTTCAGACATCCCGCCATTTCTCGGTTCTTTGCCGCCTGAAAATGAAAAACAGTTTCTGCTGACACCTTATCAGGACAAAGCGCAGTGGTGGTTCACCCTGGCGAGAGCCTATTTTGAAACGGGGAATTATGACAGGGCATTGCATTATATCAACCGGACCCTTCACAACAACAATGAGACGATCAACAATCTGCAATATGTAACCTACCGGATCTTGAAGCTGATGGTCCATTTTCACCTGGGGGACCACGACTATCTCAACTATGAAATGCGGTCCATTGAGCGAAAACTAAAAAAAGCCAATCAATTTTACCGGACAGAAAAGTGTGTCATAGCCCTCCTTCGAAAGGAAATTAATTTCAAATCCGTATCGGTTGTCAAGGAAGAGCTGATCAATTTAAAAAGCGACCCCTATGAACAGCATATCATTACTGAGCTGGCACTGATCCCCTGGTTCAACAAATGGTTCAGCAAATTGGCTTAG
- a CDS encoding methyltransferase domain-containing protein, producing the protein MNKLSVAFPTDAEQEDYVSVQTQNEFPIQSHTITALRGMVASGGPEKADYPVIDQIMQQLYRMKQHGHIGEIETGFLQSIFNDEFLANTIHGYVYRKPLGYAGDFALIDMIYTYDSFGHPAYEKWDRYFHYHAATEAVRNRKAFFKTKMLAKLTGRKTPLHLLNVASGPARDLFELYQVTDPEMLQTTCVDIDSDAISFAGNLCQPFEKQVRFCQKNILRFSSAEKYDVIWSAGLFDYFEDRIFILAMKRLLTFLKPGGEILIGNFSENNPSRGYMEIFGEWFLIHRSPAELTRLSIEAGVHPANITVEQEPLGINLFLKIRSAVPAEQSALCMN; encoded by the coding sequence ATGAACAAGCTCAGCGTTGCATTCCCGACGGATGCAGAACAGGAGGACTATGTCTCCGTTCAAACACAAAACGAATTTCCAATCCAATCGCATACCATTACCGCACTTCGCGGAATGGTAGCCAGCGGCGGGCCGGAAAAAGCCGATTATCCGGTGATCGACCAGATTATGCAGCAATTGTATCGGATGAAGCAGCACGGCCATATCGGTGAAATCGAAACCGGATTCCTGCAAAGTATCTTCAATGATGAATTTCTGGCGAACACGATCCATGGGTACGTATATCGCAAGCCGTTGGGTTATGCAGGCGATTTCGCGCTCATTGACATGATCTATACCTACGACAGTTTCGGACATCCCGCCTATGAGAAATGGGATCGTTACTTCCATTATCACGCCGCAACCGAAGCTGTGCGCAACCGGAAAGCATTTTTTAAAACGAAAATGCTGGCTAAACTGACCGGTAGGAAAACGCCGCTTCATCTACTGAATGTCGCCAGCGGCCCTGCCAGGGATCTGTTCGAGCTATATCAGGTGACTGATCCGGAAATGCTGCAAACTACCTGTGTGGACATCGATTCAGATGCGATTTCTTTCGCCGGTAACCTTTGTCAGCCTTTCGAAAAACAGGTTCGTTTTTGTCAGAAGAACATCCTGCGGTTTTCAAGTGCGGAGAAATACGATGTAATCTGGTCGGCAGGTCTGTTTGACTATTTCGAAGATCGCATTTTTATCCTCGCCATGAAGAGATTGCTTACATTCCTCAAACCCGGCGGGGAAATTCTGATCGGTAATTTTTCCGAAAATAACCCCAGCAGAGGTTATATGGAGATTTTTGGCGAATGGTTCCTGATACACCGGAGCCCCGCCGAGCTCACGCGGCTTTCAATCGAAGCGGGCGTGCATCCCGCAAACATCACCGTAGAACAGGAACCGCTGGGCATTAACCTGTTCCTCAAAATCCGCAGCGCGGTACCCGCCGAACAGTCGGCACTCTGCATGAACTAG